Genomic DNA from Thermodesulfobacteriota bacterium:
GACGGCGGGGGAGCTGCCGACCGGGGGGGACCCGGGGATCACGATCCTGGCGGTCCTGCGGGGGGACCAGGCCGTCGTGCAGCCGCTGCCGTCGTTCGTGCTGCTCGCGGGAGACAAGCTCGTCCTGTTCGGCGGGCATGGCCCGCTGGCGTCGGTGATCGAGGAGCTGTCCCGGGGAGGTCGCTAGCCCGCATTTCTCACCAGCCTCCTACTGCGGCGGCGGATACGTGCATGTCTACTGCGTTGCGCTCGGTCGGGCTCCTCGACGCACTTTCAAGTGCGCCTCCGGGGCCCTCGGTCGCGACGCCTTGTGGCCACGCCCGTCTCCACCGCCTCGCTACGGACTCTGGTGAGAAATGCGGGCTCGGCGGGGCGGATCACTGCGTCCGCCGCCCCAGGCCGCGGCTCGGCACGACGACCGCAACGGCGCATCCGAGACGCTCCAGGCACCCTTCCACGACGGGACCGAAGTAGATCCTCTCCGTCATGCTGCGGTTCTCCGCACCGAGGATCACCAGGTCGTGCCCGCCTTCGCGGACCTCGTCCGTGATGGCGGCGATCAGCGAGATCCCCTCCACGACGCGAATGTCGGTCTGATGCCTGCGGAGCTTCTCCGGCACCCTCCCCTGCAGGTTCTCCAGCATGACCTGGTGCGCCCGCATCTCCGCCTGGTCGGTCCCGAGGCTCGGCAGCAGCGGGTTCTGCTCCAGCGACTGGACGAAGAAAAGCATCGTCACCCGGGCGCCGACGCGCCAGGCGTAGTCGGCAGCGAACTCGTAGGCGGCGTCCGCGTGCCGGCTGCCGTTCGTCGGGACGAGGATCCGCCGGAAGGGAAGGGGAGCCGTCCTGCCGTAATGGGGGGTGCGGAAGATCACGACCTGGGCCGGGCTTGCGCTCACGATGCCGGAGATCAGCGGATTGTAGATCGGGTGGGTGTGCATGGAGGCGCCCAGGAAGAGGAAATCGTATCCATGCCGCGCTTCTTCCAGGATCGTCTCCCGGACGCCCTTCCCGGACGGAACCTCGCGGGTGAGCAGCATGCCGCGGGAACCCGGCGACGCGGCCTGGATCTCCGCGAAGTACCCGGCGACGTCCATCCTGGGACGTTTTCTCCAGAACGCGATCCGGTCCGGCAGCGTCCGCCGCTGCGTGTCCACGTAGATCGCGGTCGCCCGGTTTCCCTCCTCGCCGCACAGCACGGCCGCGACGTGGGAGGCCGACAACGCGTTCGGGCCGCCGCCGGCGGGGACGAGGATCTTCATGGCCGACGAGGGCAGGAAGGTCTCCGGGACCGGCGCCATGCGCCGCCGTTCCTCTTCGGTCACCGGGATCCTCCCGTGGACGGTCTTCACCAGGACCGGGGCCATGAAGGAGGTGAGGATCGACATCAGGACGATGCAGGAGAAGAGCTCGACGTTCAGTATTCCCAGGTCGAGGCCGATCTTCGCCACCACCAGCCCCACGGCGCCCCGGGCGCTCATCAGGAACCCGAGGGCCAGCGCCGACCACGGGTGGAGCCGCCCGAGGATCCCTGCGACGAAGCAGCCGGCCACCTTGCCGGCGATCGCGATGAGCAGGACTGCGGCGGGAAGCAGGAAGCCCTGGATCTGCGAGAAGTCCACCCGCAGCCCGACTTCGCCGAAGAAGAGGGGGGCGAACAGCGACAGGGTGACGCTTTCCAGCTTGTGCAGCCGCTCGGTCCGAAGGGTGGGGCACTGCCGCACCAGGGTGCCCGCCACGAAGGCGCCGAACACCGCGTGGACGTGCATCGCCTCGGTGGCGGCCCCGCACAGCAGGGTGACGCCCACGATGACCACCAGCTCGCCGCCGGAGATCCGGAGGAGGTGGTCCGCCCGCGCCAGCCCCATCTTCAGCCCCGGGTAGAGCAGGTACCGCGCCGCCAGCATGAACGCGACGAGCCAGCCCAGGGTCGCCGCGAGCCGGGACGGCTCGAACGCGCCGGTGGTCACCATCCCGGAGATCATCGCGAGGACGATCCAGCCGATGGTGTCGTCCACGACGGCCGCGCTGAGCGTCAGGATGCCGAGGTCGCGCCGGACCATGTTCAGGTCGATGAGGATCTTCGCTATCACCGGCATGGCCGAGACCCCCATCGCCGTGGCGAGGAAGAGCATCAGCGGCAGGGGGCCCTTCAGCGCGTAGGAGTCCGGCAGGGCCCATCCGAGGAGCATCCCCGAGGCGAACGGCACGGCGATGCCGAAGATCGAGGCCAGGAGCGCCGTCCGCCCCATGTTCCGCATGCTACGGACGTCGGTCTCCAGTCCGGTCAGCAGCATCAGGAGCACCAGCCCCACGTAGGACATGGTCTGGAGGTGCTCCGTCTGCAGAAAGACGGTCCGCTGCAGCTCCGGCCACGCCCAACCCAGCACGGAGGGCCCGAGCAGGATGCCCGCCAGCAGCTCTCCAAGGACGGCGGGCTGATTGATGCGCTGCATGACCTCCCCCAGCGCGCGCGCCAGGACGAGGATCAGGGCGAACTGCAGGAGGAACGCGACTTCCGGGCTCATGCCTTGTTCAGGTAAAGGGTCTGGGTCGGGTAGGCGAACTCGATTTTCCGCTTTTCGAATTCACCGCGGATCCGCAGGTTCGCCGCCTGCTGGATGTTCATGTACTTCGTGTAGTCGTTCCCTTCGACGTAATAAACGATCTCGAAGATCAGGCTGAAGTCCCCGAAGGAAAAGAAGTGCGCGCGATCCAGCGTCGCCCCCTCGATGTCCCGGAAGACGTCCGCGACGATCGCCGGAATCGCCTCCAGCGCATCCGCCGGCGTCTGATAGGTCACCCCGAGGCGGAACACGACCCGCCGCCGCTCCATCCGCTTGAAGTTGCGGACCCGCGAGTCGGTCAGGTCCTTGTTGGACACGACGATCTGCTCCCCGCCGAGCCCGGCGATCCGCGTGGTCTTGATCCCGAAACGCTCGATCGTGCCCATCTGGTCCCCCACGATGATGAAGTCGCCGATCTCGAAGGGCCGGTCGAACAGGATCGTGAAATAGGCGAACAGGTCGCCGAGGACGGCCTGGGCGGCGAGCGCCACGGCGATCCCGCCGACCCCGAGCCCCGCGACCACGGCGGAGATCTCGAACCCCATGTTGTCGAGCAGGAAGAGGGCGCCGACGATCCAGATCGCGGCGTCCGCGAGGACGACGACTCCTTTCAGGGCGCGCTCCCTCGATGCGTCCGCCCCCTGCTTCCGCAGGTATTCCCGGAAGGCGAACCGGACCAGCGCGACGACGAAGAGGATGGCCAGCAGACCGGCGATGACGATCCCGGCCGTGTCGATGATCCGGGCGGCCCGCGGCGTGAGACGCAGGACCTCCAGGGAGGACTTGGCGATCGCGAGGCAGGCCAGCGGGACGCCGGTCCAGCGGATCCTGTCGATGAGGAAATCGTCGAAATGGGTCTCGGTCTTCAGCGCCCAGGCCTTCAGCCGGCGCGTCAGGACGGATTGCGCGATCTTCACCACGAGGAATCCGCCGGCGAAAATCGCCAGGAACAGCAGGTAGTCGGAGATCCGGTTGTAGTAGACCACGCGGTTCAGGAAACCCTGGATCATCGGCGCCTCCGGTCCGGATTGGACATGCATCCCCCGATGGTACAACCGAACGCCGGACCGGTCACCCGGATCCGGCCGATCTCCTCCAGGACGCGGACGACCTCCGGCATCTCCCGGAACTCCTCGAAGGAGAACCGGCACTTCCGCACCCAGTTGGAGCGCTCCTTCCATGTGCCCGGTGTGTTCTGCGGCGCCGGCTCCAGCCAGAGATCCTCCAGCCCCACGATCACGGTTTCGGCGCCGCTTTCCGCAAGGTGCGCGAGCGCGGCGCGCAGCGCCCTTTCCGCCCCGGGATTCCCCGCCTTCCCCGGCAGCCTCCCCTTCCTGCGGAAGTATTCCGACAGGGCTTCGACGACCTTCCTCCGCAGCGCCTTTTCCCGGACAGCGCCCGCCGGGTCGAGGAGCCCGAGGGAGACCCGGTCGTCGATGTCCGATCCCTTCCAGAAGGAGGCGAAGGGAGGCATGTCATGGGTGTTCACGGCGGCGACGGAGCCCTTCGGGATCCCGGCGAGGGCCCTTTCCGGCTTCGGCGACATCCCGAACTGCGCGACGAACATCCGCCGGATCCCGTGCCGCGCCATCGCGGGGCGCACATATCGTGGAACCGTCCCCAGGTCCTCCCCCACGACGCGGGTTCCGTGCCGGTTCGATTCGAGGCAGGCGACGGCGTACAGCTCCTCCGCGGGGTACCGGATATACGTCCCCTCCCCGGGGCCCGCGCCTTTGGGGATCCAGAAGAAGCGGTGCAGCCCCATGACGTGGTCGATCCGCACGGTCCCCGCGTAACGCATCTGGCTCGCCAGGCACGCGCGGAAGTAGGCGTGCCCCCGATCCCCGCTCCGCCCCGGGTGGAGCGGGGGGAATCCCCAATCCTGCCCCCTGGTGAAGAAATCGTCCGGAGGCGCCCCCGAAGACGCGTCGAGCGCGAACAGATCCCGGTTCCTCCACACGTCGTACCCGTCGTACGCGGTCCCGAGCGGGAGGTCCAGGTACAGCGGCTTCCGGGGGCCGGACGACAGCTCCCGGAGCTGCCGATGGAGCGCCCATTGGACGAACAGGTGGTACCGCTTTCCCTCGGCGGGGAAGTCGTCCTCCCGGAGGATCCCGTCCCGAAGGGGGGAGGGCCACGCGGGCCAGGGGGCTCCGCGGCCGTCCCACGCCGCCCGGAAGGAGGAGTAATCCTCGATGTGCGGATTCTCCGCGAGGAACCGGCGATACCCTTCGCCCGCATCGGAGCCGTCCCGGAAGAATCGGCGGGCGAGCGGCTCCAGCACGCTCCGTTTCAGCGCAAGGAGGCGGCGGTGGTCGACGAGAGGCGATTTCCGGGCCCCTTCCGCTTCCTCCCGGTACGAGGCGGAAGACAGCAGCGCCCGAGCCTCGGGACACTCCGCGAAACCGGGGGCGCGCTCGACGTCGAGGTAGATCTCGTTCCAGGCGAGGCGGCTGCAGGGGGAGTACGGGCTGGGCTCGAACGGCTCCGGCGCGCACGCCGATAGCAGCGGGAGCGTCGCCACCGCACCGCCGCCCAACCCTTCCACCCAATCCGCAAGGGAGCGCAGGTCCGTCAGGTCTCCCCCGGCCGGGCTTCTCCGGGAGTGGAGGGCATACAACGGCAGGAACACTCCCCAGCCGCTCCGCTCCGTTTCCGGAGGCGACCAGGCGCGGCGCGGAGCGGAAACGACCGTCGCATCCGCACGCATGCCGCGCAGCTCCACGCGGAGCGCGTGGCATCCCGGCGGCAGCTTCCACGGGAGGGGGACCCTTTTCTCCACGCAATCCCCCGCGGCCCCCTTCCCGGCGGCCGCAACCGGGAGGCGCGACAGGTCGCAGCCGGATTCGAGTTTCTTCCCTTCCTCCAGGGAGATGCGGATCCGGGCGCGGGAATCCCCCGCTGCGCGGGGGACGCGCAGCGCGAGCGGCGCCGGAACGCCGTCCCAGGCCGCGCAGACGGGGGGGCAGAAGCGGTTCCACGCGGATTCTTCCGCGCGCTGGAGCGCGTCCGGGGCGTCCCGGAACGTTTCCAGCGGTTCGCCGAGCGCGCGAAGCACCGCAAGGAGCGTTTCCGGAGGAGGGATTCTGCGCGTCCTGCGGATGTCGAAATACGAGGTCTGCACCCCGCGCACCAGCG
This window encodes:
- a CDS encoding mechanosensitive ion channel family protein, whose protein sequence is MIQGFLNRVVYYNRISDYLLFLAIFAGGFLVVKIAQSVLTRRLKAWALKTETHFDDFLIDRIRWTGVPLACLAIAKSSLEVLRLTPRAARIIDTAGIVIAGLLAILFVVALVRFAFREYLRKQGADASRERALKGVVVLADAAIWIVGALFLLDNMGFEISAVVAGLGVGGIAVALAAQAVLGDLFAYFTILFDRPFEIGDFIIVGDQMGTIERFGIKTTRIAGLGGEQIVVSNKDLTDSRVRNFKRMERRRVVFRLGVTYQTPADALEAIPAIVADVFRDIEGATLDRAHFFSFGDFSLIFEIVYYVEGNDYTKYMNIQQAANLRIRGEFEKRKIEFAYPTQTLYLNKA
- a CDS encoding cation:proton antiporter, with amino-acid sequence MSPEVAFLLQFALILVLARALGEVMQRINQPAVLGELLAGILLGPSVLGWAWPELQRTVFLQTEHLQTMSYVGLVLLMLLTGLETDVRSMRNMGRTALLASIFGIAVPFASGMLLGWALPDSYALKGPLPLMLFLATAMGVSAMPVIAKILIDLNMVRRDLGILTLSAAVVDDTIGWIVLAMISGMVTTGAFEPSRLAATLGWLVAFMLAARYLLYPGLKMGLARADHLLRISGGELVVIVGVTLLCGAATEAMHVHAVFGAFVAGTLVRQCPTLRTERLHKLESVTLSLFAPLFFGEVGLRVDFSQIQGFLLPAAVLLIAIAGKVAGCFVAGILGRLHPWSALALGFLMSARGAVGLVVAKIGLDLGILNVELFSCIVLMSILTSFMAPVLVKTVHGRIPVTEEERRRMAPVPETFLPSSAMKILVPAGGGPNALSASHVAAVLCGEEGNRATAIYVDTQRRTLPDRIAFWRKRPRMDVAGYFAEIQAASPGSRGMLLTREVPSGKGVRETILEEARHGYDFLFLGASMHTHPIYNPLISGIVSASPAQVVIFRTPHYGRTAPLPFRRILVPTNGSRHADAAYEFAADYAWRVGARVTMLFFVQSLEQNPLLPSLGTDQAEMRAHQVMLENLQGRVPEKLRRHQTDIRVVEGISLIAAITDEVREGGHDLVILGAENRSMTERIYFGPVVEGCLERLGCAVAVVVPSRGLGRRTQ
- the malQ gene encoding 4-alpha-glucanotransferase, producing the protein MTSRSGREMRELRRLALVRGVQTSYFDIRRTRRIPPPETLLAVLRALGEPLETFRDAPDALQRAEESAWNRFCPPVCAAWDGVPAPLALRVPRAAGDSRARIRISLEEGKKLESGCDLSRLPVAAAGKGAAGDCVEKRVPLPWKLPPGCHALRVELRGMRADATVVSAPRRAWSPPETERSGWGVFLPLYALHSRRSPAGGDLTDLRSLADWVEGLGGGAVATLPLLSACAPEPFEPSPYSPCSRLAWNEIYLDVERAPGFAECPEARALLSSASYREEAEGARKSPLVDHRRLLALKRSVLEPLARRFFRDGSDAGEGYRRFLAENPHIEDYSSFRAAWDGRGAPWPAWPSPLRDGILREDDFPAEGKRYHLFVQWALHRQLRELSSGPRKPLYLDLPLGTAYDGYDVWRNRDLFALDASSGAPPDDFFTRGQDWGFPPLHPGRSGDRGHAYFRACLASQMRYAGTVRIDHVMGLHRFFWIPKGAGPGEGTYIRYPAEELYAVACLESNRHGTRVVGEDLGTVPRYVRPAMARHGIRRMFVAQFGMSPKPERALAGIPKGSVAAVNTHDMPPFASFWKGSDIDDRVSLGLLDPAGAVREKALRRKVVEALSEYFRRKGRLPGKAGNPGAERALRAALAHLAESGAETVIVGLEDLWLEPAPQNTPGTWKERSNWVRKCRFSFEEFREMPEVVRVLEEIGRIRVTGPAFGCTIGGCMSNPDRRRR